The Pseudomonas hefeiensis genomic sequence CCAGCAGATCAACACCTTTGCGCAGCTTCATCATCTGCGGGTTGATGCTGACGCCGCCGTACACCGCATAGGTGCTCAACGGCAGGTTTTGCGCGTATTGGCGCACACTTTCGTGGACCTGCTCGGCCAGCTCACGGGTCGGCACCAGAATCAGCGCCCGTACCGAGTTGGCGCTGACCTTCGGCCCCTCGGTGGTCAGCAACTGCAACAGCGGTACGGCAAAACCGGCAGTTTTTCCGGTGCCGGTCTGGGCCGCGGCCATCAGGTCGCGACCGGCCAGCACCGCCGGCATGGCTTGGGCCTGCACCGGGGTCGGGGTCTGGTAGCCAAGCGTCTCGAGGGCGCGCAGCAAGGGGTCGATCAGGCCAAGGGTGGCGAAAGTCATGGAAGTACCGTAGGAAAAATCAGCGCAAGGTGTGCAATGCGCGGCAGTTTACCCTAAATCAGGATTCGGCCGGCGCAGGCTTGGGTTTGCGCCACTGGGGCAATCCGATCAACACCACGGCACTGATGATCACCAACATCGCCAAGGCCTCCTCGCTCCCGATGGTTTCACCGGCGAACACAATGCCCAGCAACACCGCCACCGCCGGGTTGACGTAGGCATAGCTGGTGGCCGCCGCCGGACGTACGTGCTTGAGCAGGTACATATAGGCATTGAAGGCAATGATCGAACCGAAACAGGTCAAGTAGGCCAGCGCGAGCCAGCCTTCCAGCGGCGGAATGCTGTCCAGGTGTTCGCCGCTGGCCACGCTGCCGATCAATAGCACCACACCGCCCACCAGCATTTCCACGGCACTGGCCATCGCCCCCGCCGGCAGCGGCAGGTGCTTGCTCAGTACCGAACCGAAGGCCCAGGATGCCGCCGCGAACAGCAGCAAGGTCGCGCCCAGTGGGCTCGATTGCAGGTTGGAACCGAGGTTGAGCATGGCAATGCCGATCAACCCCAGCACAATCCCCGCCCACTCCAGACGGGTATTACGGGCGCCCCAGAAATATCCACAGAGCAAGGTAAATAGCGGCACCGTCGCCACGGCCAACGCCGCGACCCCAGACGCAACGCCCGTGTGCTCGGCGACACTAACCGCGCCATTGCCGAAACTGAGCAACAACACGCCGATCACGGCCCCCGCCTTCCACTGCGCCCAGGTCGGTGCCGGCGCCCCGCGCCAACGCAGGAAACCGTACATCAGCGACCCGGCAATCACGAAGCGAATCCCGGCCAACAGCAGCGGCGGCCAATGTTCCACACCGATGCGAATCACCAGGTAGGTCGACCCCCAGATGACGTACAAGGCAAAAAATGCAGCGATCAATGGCAAGGGAAAACGGCGTGGGCCAGGCATGGTCAGCTCGAAATCAGGACAATGAGAGACGCTATTCTAGAAAGGCGACAGGCGGAAAATAAGTTACAAAACCTGTTTATCCGAACCGTACACTTTTCAAAACACGGAGATCGGCGCTATAAACCGCACTTTCGAAAGTCAGCCCTCCGGAAGCCCGAACCGTGGATAAATACGATCGCATGCTGCTCAGCGCCCTGTTGGAAAACGGTCGTGCGTCCTATGCCGAACTGGCCCGTAAAGTGAACCTGTCGGCCCCGGCCGTGGCCGAGCGGGTCAGCAAACTGGAAGCCAGCGGCGTGATCACCGGCTACCAGGCGAAAGTCGACATGGCGAAGATCGGCCTGCCGGTCCAATGCGTCATCGAACTGCGGATGAATCAGCACGGGAACCAGAAGACTTACGATGAGCTGTGCAGGATCCCGCAACTGACCGAATGCCATCGGGTGACGGGCGACCCGTGCGTGATCATGCAGGCGGCGGTCGGCTCGATGCCGGAACTGGAAGAGCTGATCAACCGCATCGCCAAGTTTGGCTTCAGCAAGACCTCGATCGTGCTGTCCAGCGCCATTGAAAAGCGCGTGCCGCTGGGGCAGTTGGAAGGCAATGGGAAATAACCTGCTCACCACTGATCAACCTGTGGGAGCGGGCTTGCTCGCGAATGCGGTGTGCCAGTTACATGTCAGTTCACTGACACACCGCATTCGCGAGCAAGCCCGCTCCCACAGGTGTTCTGGCGGTGTGTTTAAAAACCGCGATGCCGCTTGAGGTGCTCGTTGATCTTCGCCGCCGGCACTTTCTGCAAACTGCACAGCAAATCGTGGGACAACTCCCGCAGCCCGTGCTGTTGCCGCAGCTGCGTCGCAAGGTGCGCGGTGAGGTTGGCGGCCATTTCGGCGTCGGCCATGGCCCGGTGAGCCTGGCCGGTGTGGGGCAGGCCGGCGAAGGTGTTGAGTGTGCCGAGCTTGTGGTTCGGCGCCGACGGCATCAGGCGCCGGGCCAGCAGCAGTGAACAGGCAAAATTCTGCAAACGGGTGCGCTTGATCCGGCCCAGTTCGAAGTCCCAGAACTTCTGGTCGAACGCGGCGTTGTGGGCCAGCAGCGGTGTGATGCCGACGAACTCGTTGACCTCGTTCATCACCTTTTCCGCAGGCGGGGCGCTGCGCAGCATGGCGTTGCTGATGCCGGTCAGTTGCTCGATGAACGCAGGCACGCGCACACCGGCGTTCATCAGGCTTTGATAGCGATCCACAATCCGGCCCTGTTCGAGAATCACCACGGCGATTTCGGTGGCCCGGCAACTGCTGCTCGGCGTGATGCCGGTGGTTTCAAAGTCGATGACTGCGATGCGTTCCAAACCTGTCTGAACTCCGTAAAAATCAATTCTTGAGCAGCAACGCGCCTTCGATCGGCACGTAGCGGCTGGCGGCGCGGATCAGCGAGTTGGCCGTCAGCCCCGGTACGCCATAGGCCACCGCTTGCACACCGTGTTTGTTGATGATGCGCTCAAGCAGCATGTCAAAGTCACCGTCACCTGACGCCAACACCACTTCGTCAACATGATCGGCGGCGTCCATGATGTCCAGGGTGATGCCCACGTCCCAGTCACCTTTGGCCGAGCCGTCGCTGCGCTGGATGTAAGGCTTGAGCTTCACGATAAACCCCAGGTTACGCAGGATCTGCTGGAATTGCTGCTGCTTGCTGTCGCCGCGATCGATCGCATAAGCATAGGCCTCGACGATCTGCCCCTGCTTGCTGACATCGGCCCACAAGGCCGCGTAGTTGAAATGGCAACCATAAGCCTGGCGCACGGTGTAGTAGAGGTTCTGGACATCGGCGAACACTGCGATTTTTTTCACCGCGTTTCCTCTTGAATGCACAAGCCAGCAGAGCGGGCCCGAAAAGTTGCCCAGTATGCCAGCCCAGAGGAATGTTCCGCGAATAATCGGTCCGAGGCACCAGGGCGCCCCGGACGAATGGCAGGTCAGACGAAGGAGTCGTCATCGCCGAAAAAGGATGAATCGTCGCTGTAGTCGGCGTCGTTGAAACCGCCTTGGTCGCTGCCATAGGCATCGTTACCGGCGACACTTGAGTCATCGCCCCAGCCGCTGTCACTGCTTGCCGTGTCGTTGACCGGTTGGGCCGGCTCCTGCTCGATGACCTCGACGACTTCCTGAGGCTGCTGGGCACCGTGGAACAGACTGCTGATGCCCTGGGCCAGCATCACGCCACCGGCCACGCCGGCCGCGGTTTTCAGCGCGCCGCTCATGAAGCTGCCGGCCCCTGGAGCCTGCTGTTGCGCAGCGCCGTAGTTTGCCGGCGGCGCGGCGTAGTTCTGTTGGGGAGGGGCGTAGTTCTGCTGGGATGGTGCATTGAAGCCAGGCCGCGCCGGTTCGCGCCAGCCGCCACCGCTGGTTGGCGAAGCGCCCGGAGCGGACGCTGGACGTGAGTCGCGCGCGCTGCCACCGAAAATACTCGAGAGAAAACCACCGCCACCGCTGGGCGCCGGAGGCTGTTGGCGGGCCTGTTGCAGGTCAGCCTGCAGTTGCTGGATTTGCTGGGTCAGTTGCTTGTTCTGCTCGTCGAGGCTTTTGAGCGCCGTTTCTTGCACCAGGATCGCCTGGGTCATGAAATAGCCCGCCGCGGGCTGGCTGGTCATATGTTCCTTGATCCGCGCCTCGGCCTGGGCGTCGCGCGGGGCTGAATCCTTTTCGGCCTGTTGCAGCCGTGAAAACAGTCCATCGATCAGGGTTTGTTCTTCGCTGTTCATGGCGACCTCATCAGATTGCCGGGTAGAAAAACCATGCCGGCCCCACAGGACCGGTGCCAGCCAGTAATGGGGCTGGGCACAGAGGTTTCAATGGTCTTTACCTGATGTTTACGTTTGCTTGTGCAGGCGCCTGATCGGTTAAAGTGTCGGACCGCTTTTTGACCTGCGATACCGACTCATGAATCCGTTTGACGTGCTGCGCGACTCTTTTTATTTCTTCAAGCGCCATCTTGGCCGGATCGCCCAGCTGTGCCTGCCGCTGGTGATACTCGAGGCCGTGCTGCAACAAGGCGTGGACAGCGCCGTCGGCCCCGAAGGTTTCTCCGGCTACAGCCTGATCGTCGGGCTGCTGATATACCCGCTGTACACCACCGCGCTGATTCTGTTTCTCGACGCCCGCAGTCGCGGCGAAGCACCCCGTCCCCGTGACCTTCTCGCAACGGCCCTGACCCTGTGGCCACGCTTTGCCTTGCTGACCGCACTCAATACGTTGCTGATCCTGGTCGGCATTTCGTTGTATTTCCTACCGGGCCTTTGGCTGATGGTGGTCCTGGCCTTCGGCGAATACCTGCTGGTGCTGCGCGGCCTGACTCCGCTGGCGGCCATGAAGGAAAGCCTGCGCCTGAGCCGCGGCAATTTCTGGCGCATCCTGTTGTGCATTCTTTGCGTGATGGTCCCGCTCTGGCTGCTCAAGGGCGCCAGCCTGTCGGTGTATCCACCACCCCAGAACCCGCTGATCGCCTTGCTGATCGACAGCGTTCACAGCTTCCTGCAGCTGTTCACCACCGTGGTGCTGTTCCGGATGTTCATGCTGGTCGCGGAAAAACCTGACAGCCGCTAACGACGACTGCGAAGGTTACGGGCTTGGGCTCGGCAACTGCTCTCGGTTATGCTCGGGATCACTTTTGCGTATTGCCCATTTAAGTCGAGCCATGACCCGTCTATTGCGCTACACCTTGCTGGGCCTGTTGCTGATTCTCGGCCTGGCCGCCCTGTCGATCTACAGCCTGACCTGGCGCCCAGAACCCCGGGAAGCACTCCCGGTCAGTTGCGCCGCCAACACCGCAACGCTTACACCTGGCCAGGCCTTGAAAGTGATGACCTGGAACGTCCAGTTCCTGGCCGGCAAGCGTTACGTGTTCTGGCACGACCTGGCCCAAGGTAATGATGAAAGCCCGACCCTCGAAGACATGGCCTTCAGCCTCGACGAAGTGGCAAGGGTCATTCGCGACGAGCAACCGGACATCGTGTTGCTCCAGGAGCTGGACGACGGCGCCAAGGCCAGCGACTACCAGAACCAGCTCAAGTTGTTGCAGGAACGATTGACCGACCTGTATCCGTGCAGCACCAGCGCCTTTGACTGGAAAGCCGATTTCATCCCCGACCCGCATATCTTTGGCAGCGTTGGCCGGCAGTTGGCGACGTTGAGCCGTTACCGCATCGATCAAGCGGAACGGGTGCAGTTGCCGGTGGCCGGGGCCAATTTCATCAGCCGTCAGTTCCAGCCAAAAAATGCCTTGTTGGTGAGTCACCTGCCGCTGAGCAGTGGCGGCCACCTGGTCGTGCTCAACACCCATCTGGAACGGGCCACGCAGCCGGATGAGACCCTGCCGAACCAGGTCAAAGCCGTGAGCAAGGTACTGGACAAACTTGAATCTCGAAGCAAACCCTGGCTGATCGGCGGCGACTTCAATCTGCTCCCCCTGGGCCAATACCGGCGCCTGCCTGCCGCGCAGCGCACACCCTACTCCGCCGACAGCCCTCTGCACCTGCTGTGGGACAAATACCCGATGATCCCCACCAACAACGAGGCCAGCGGCATCGATCGCAGCCACTGGCTGACCCACTACCCGAATGACCCGGGTCTTAACGGCCCTGACCGTACCGTCGACTACCTGTTCTATAGTCCTCGGATCAAGCGGGTCGAGGCTCGGGTGCGGCAGGACGATACGTTGCGTATCTCCGATCATTTACCGGTGATTGCACGATTCCTGTTGCCGGCCACGCCGTGACTCCAAGCCACATTCGTCGCCAGACGAGTGTGGCTCAAGCCGGAACGCCTAAGATTGGGTCAGGGACGAATACCGGTCTCAGCTTCCTGAACGGTCCAAGGTTTGACCTGTTCGCTCAGCGTCAGTCCCAAACCGGGACGGGTGGGCACCAGCATCCGACCGTCACGGGTTTCCAGACGCTCGTTGAACAGCGGTTCAAGCCATTCGAAATGTTCGACCCAGGGCTCGGTCGGATAGGCGGCGGCCAGGTGAACGTGCAGCTCCATGGCGAAATGAGGGGCCAGCATCAGGCCCGCCTGCTCGGCCATTGATGCGACCTTCAAATAAGGGGTGATGCCGCCAACTCGTGGCGCGTCGGGCATCAGGAAGTCGGCGCCGCGATGCTTGATGAACTCAGCGTGTTCAGCAACGCTGGTGAGCATTTCGCCGGTGGCGATCGGTGTATCGAAATGCTGCGCCAACGCGGCGTGGCCTTCGGCGTCATAGCAGTCCAGCGGCTCTTCAATCCAAATCAGGTTGTACGCTTCAAATTGCCGACACATGCGCTGGGCCGTCGGGCGATCCCATTGCTGGTTGGCATCCACCATCAACGGAAAGTTGTCGCCCAAATGTTTGCGCACCGTGCTGACCCGTTCAATGTCGATGGCGCAATCCGGTTGCCCGACTTTCAATTTGATGCCGCCAATGCCCTTTTCTCGCGAGAGGTCAGTGTTCTTCATCAACTGATCGAGCGGAGTATGAAGAAAGCCACCAGAGGTGTTGTAGCAACGCACCGAATCACGTTGAGCGCCGAGCAAGCGCGCCAGCGACAAGTTGGCGCGCTTGGCTTTCAGATCCCACAATGCCACGTCGAACGCACCGATGGCCTGGGTCGACATACCGCTGCGGCCCACCGACGCGCCAGCCCAGCACAGCTTGGTCCAGAGTTTGGCGATGTCACTGGGGTTTTCACCGATCAGCGCCGGGGCGATTTCCTTGGCATGAGCGAATTGTCCCGGCCCGCCGGCACGCTTGGAGTAACTGAAACCCAGGCCTTGATGCCCATCGACGGTCTCGATTTCGGCAAACAGAATGGCGATTTCAGTCATCGGCTTTTGCCGGCCGGTAAGCACCTTGGCATCACTGATGGGATTGGCCAACGGCAGGATGACCGAAGCGACACGAACCCAGGCAATTCGGTCGTCGTCGGAGGACTTGAGCGATTGTTTTTGTACGAGCATGGGACTCTCCTTGGACAGGGTCTGAAAGCGCGATGATTGCGCAATCATCACAAGACATAAAAAAGACCTTCGTCGGTGCTACAGAAGGCCTCTTGACTCGATACTACACTGATTGCGCAATCATTCAATCCCGTGAATCCCCGGAAAATCGATTGCCAGGTTCAGGTACTGGCGCGGTCGATGAACGTGAAGCCGGTGTCAATCCGCACGGGCTTGAGATGGGCGCCGGGATTTTCAAACCGTTCAAGCAGCGCCTCAGCCACTTGCAGACCAATCCTGCCGCCGTCGACGCTGACGGTCGACAGCGCCGGGTAAACCTGCGCCGCGCTGCTCAGATCCCCGAATCCCATGACGGCCAGCTCAGCAGGCACCTTCAAGCCAAGGCTGGCGGCTTGCGCCAAGACACCTTGAGCCACGGTATCGGAGCTGCACACCACAATGTCGGGGCGCACCGGCAGATCCAGCAGGCGCCGCAGCCCCTCTCGCCCCACCTCCAGCGTGGCGGGGGGCGCCAGGACTTCCATGGGCACCTCCTCAATGCCCTGGCGCTGCAGCTCGGCGATAAGACTGTTGCAGCGACGCAGGCCACGAGGGTCGCTGATGGTCACCACAGAAAAGCGCTTGTAACCCTTTTTAACCAAGTGCCGCGCCGTCTCTTGCCCGACTTTTTCATGTGAGAAGCCAACCAGCATGTCCAACGGGTCCTCACTCAAATCCCAGGCCTCGACCACGGGAATTCCCGCCTGGGCGAGTCGCAAGCGACTTGATTCGGTATGAAGCGTACCGGTCAGTACGATGCCATCCGGACGACGACCGAGTACGGCTTCAAGCAGTTTTTCTTCCTGTTCCGCGCTGTAGCCGGTCAGACCCAGCAGGGTTTGATAGCCCGCTTGGGTCAGGCGGTCCATCAGCGATTGCACGGTGTCTGCAAAAATGGAGTTAGCGATGGTTGGAAGGAAAATCGCCACCAGGCGACTTTTGTTGCTCGCCAGGCTACCCGCCAGCATGTTCGGCACATAGCCCGATTGGCGCACCGCTTCGCGGACCTTCTCCCGCGTGTTCTCACTCACCAGTTCCGGGCGATGCAAAGCCCTGGAAACGGTCATTGGTGAAACGCCTGCAATCTTTGCCACATCAATCAACGTCAGGCTCGAACCCCTGGTGGCCACGGCCATCGATGCCTGGGAGGTGGGCGCTGCTGGTTTCTTTGCCATGAACTGTTCCGAATCTGAAGCCAAGTAACCGGGGCTGCGTATAAAGCAGTTGCGGGGTCGGTGAATCTACCATTTGCGCCCCCGTGCAGGCGGGCCAAAGCCGCGGTTTTTTTTCACTTGCGGGGTTTGATCCGGGCCGTGGCTTCGGCCACCAGCGGATCGTCCGGCCAGTAATGCTTGGGATAACGTCCCTTGAGGTCTTTCTTTACTTCGGCATAGGTGCTGCGCCAGAAATTCGCCAGATCCTGGGTCACCTGCACCGGTCGCCGCGCCGGGGACAACAGGTGCAGTTTGACGACCTGCCGGCCGCCGGCAATGCGCGGGGTGTCGGCCAGGCCGAACAGTTCTTGCAAGCGTACAGCCAGAATCGGCGGATGCTCGCTGTAGTCCAGGCGAATCGACGAGCCCGAGGGTACGCTCAGATGATGGGGCGCCCATTCATCCAGGCGTTGTGGCAAGGGCCAGGGCAGCAGGTTGTGGACGATGCTGGGCAGATCCAGGTTGGCGAAATGACTGAGGCGCGACACGCGCCCCAGGTACGGCATCAACCACTGCTCAAGCGTGTTCAGTAGCGCCTCATCGCTGACATCTGGCCAATCGCTCTCGCCCTTGGCTTCCAGGTCGAGCCGGCGCAGCAGGGCCACTCGCGCCTGCCATTGCCGCAGTTCCGGCGTCCAGGGCAGCAACTCCAGGCCCTTGCGCCGTACCAGGTTCACCAGCGCCTGGCTGCGGGCCGACTCATCCAGGCCAGTCAATGGCTCACGGCTGAGCACCAGTTCGCCGACCTTACGCTGGCGCTCGGCCCGCAACACGCCTTCACGCTCGTCCCAATCCAGTTGATCCACCGTGCGCACCTGCTCGGCCAGCACCGAATCAAACAGCGCCGGATCGAAGTCCGTCGCCAGGTAGATTCGTTCTTCCCGCTGCCCCTGACGGCTGCCCAGGTCGGCGATCACCAGCCACGCTTGTTTCATCAGGCTGTCCGCTTCGGCAAACAACGCTGCACGGCCGTTGGCCAGGCGATATTCCGCCCCGCCGGGCCGCCGCTGTTGCGCGACACGATCCGGGTAGGCCAACGCCAACAGCGCGCCCAGCCAGCGCGGATGTTCGGGGTCGGCGACGGCTTCTTCGGCCTTACCTCGCAGGTAACCGCGATATTGTCGGGCCAGTTGCCGCGCCCGCTGTACTCCGCCCTGGGTGCCACGGGCCGCCCGCTCTTCACCGGACAGCAACGCCAGGCGACTGTGCAAATCCGCGCCAGAGCCGCGGAGGATGTCCCGTTCTCCCAGCAGGGCCGCGACGTTGCACGCCATGTCCGCCAGCCCCAGCGACTGACCACGCAGCAACAAATGAGCGATGCGCGGGTGAGCCGGCAGTTCGGCCATGGCTTGGCCATGACGGGTCAGTTGCTCACCTTCCAGCGCGCCCAGGCGTTGCAGCAAATCCTGCGCCTGGGCATAAGCGGCGGCGGGCGGAATGTCGAGCCAGACCAATTGCTGTGGGGTCACGCCCCAACGTCCCAATTGCAGGGCCAGCCCGGCCAGGTCCGCCGAAAGAATCTCTGCGCTGCCATAAGCGGCCAGTTGTTCGTGCTGGTCTTCGGACCACAACCGGTAGCACACCCCCGGCTCCAGACGCCCGGCGCGACCAGCCCGCTGAATGGCGCTGGCCCGGGAAATCCGCTGGGTGTCGAGGCGGGTCATGCCGCTGCCCGGATCGAAACGCGGCACTCGCGCCAATCCGGCATCGATCACCACCCGCACGCCGTTGATGGTCAGGCTGGTTTCGGCGATGTTGGTGGCCAGCACCACTTTGCGCTGGCCGGGCGGCGCCGGGTCGATGGCGGCGCGTTGGGCGGCGAGGTCCAGCTCGCCATGCAGCGGGCAGAGCAGCACATTGCCGCCCTCGCCCAAGGCCTCGGCCAGTTGCTGATGGACCCGGCGGATCTCCGCTTGCCCGGGCAAGAACACCAGCACACTGCCGGCTTCATCGTGCAGCGCTTCCAGCACGGTCTGCACCAGGCGCGGCTCGATGAACTCGCCGGGCTGGAACGGCCGGCCCCAACGCACAGCCACCGGGAACATGCGGCCTTCGCTACGCAGGATCGGCGCGTCGCCCAACAACCCGGCCAGACGCTCGCCTTCCAGAGTCGCGGACATCAGCAGGATTTTCAGCGGCTGGTCGTCGCGAAACAGCTCCCGGCCGTTGAGGCTCAAGGCCAGGGCCAGGTCGGCATCGAGACTGCGTTCGTGGAACTCATCAAAAATCAGCAGCCCCACACCCTCTAGCGCCGGGTCGTCCTGCAAGCGGCGGGTGAGGATGCCTTCGGTGACCACTTCAATGCGGGTTCTGGGGCCCACCTTGCTGTCCAGGCGGATTCGGTAGCCGACGGTTTCACCGACCTTTTCCCCCAGCTCGCTGGCCAGTCGCTCGGCCGCCGCCCGTGCCGCCAGGCGCCGGGGCTCAAGCATCAGAATGGTCTGCCCGGCCAGCCAGGACTCGTGCAACAGAGCCAAGGGAACGCGGGTGGTTTTACCGGCGCCGGGCGGCGCTTCGAGCACGGCTTCGTGACGCGACGCCAAGGCTTGACGCAGGGCAGGTAAAACTTCATCAATCGGCAAAGAAATCATGCTGGCTCCAAAACAGAGGGCCGAGTATAACGGCGAACTGTTTAGCGTGGTCTGGACTCCAACCAGCAACGCCTTTACCTGCTCAGGAGATTGCTATGCGTATTCCCTTTCGCGTGATCGGCGGCGTTCTGGTCGCCTCCCTGCTGACCCAGATCAGCGCCTGCGGCTCTATCTTCTACCCCGACCGTCGCGGCCAGATCGATGGCAAGATCGACCCGGCGATTGCCGCGCTGGATGCCGTCGGCCTGCTGTTCTACATCATCCCCGGCCTGATCGCATTCGCGGTGGACTTCGCCACCGGGGCGATTTATTTCGAACCGGGCAGGAGCGTCCAGATCGAGCCAGAAAAACTCAAGCCAGCCATCAACGCCGACGGCAGCGTCAACAACCAAAAGCTGCAAGCGATCCTGGAAAGCGAGCTGGGCCGCAGTTTCCCACTGGACGACCCACGTTTGATCCAAAGCAAGGGCAACGCCCAGCAACTGGCCGCTCTCGGGCTTAAACCGGCCGCGTGATGGACGTTATTGAAGGAACGACCGCGTCATGACCACCAGCACCGAACATGCCCGTCTGCTGCGCCTGGCCACCCGTGCTTCGGTGGCCGTGGCGCTTATTCTGGTCGTTGCCAAGGCACTGGCCTGGTGGCTGAGCGGCTCGGTGAGCATGCTCGCCGGCCTGACCGACTCGGCGCTGGACGGCGTCACGTCGCTGCTCAATCTGCTGGCGGTGCATTACGCATTGCGCCCCGCCGACGAGGACCATCGTTACGGCCATGGAAAAGCCGAATCCCTGGCCGGCATGGCCCAGGCATTGTTCATCGGCGGCAGTGCCGTGTTGATTGCGGTGCAGGCGATCGAGCGTCTGAAAAACCCGGTCCCGGTAGAGGCGGCCTGGCTCAGTGTCGGCGTGATCGTATTCGCCCTGGGGCTGACCCTGGCCTTGTTGGCGCTGCAACATCGGGTCGTCCGTGCCACCGGCTCCACCGCCGTACGCGCCGACTCGCTGCACTATCGCTCGGATCTGTTGCTCAACGGCAGCATCCTGGTCGCCCTGGTGCTGGCCGGGTTCGGCTGGTATCAACTCGACGCCTGGTTCGGCCTGGGCATCGCCGCCTACATCCTGTGGAGTGCCATCCAGATCGCCCGGGAAAGCTTCGCGGTATTGATGGATGAGGAACTGCCGCCTGATGTCAGCCAGCGCATGCTCGAACTGGCCTGCGCGGTGCCCGGCGTACTGGGTGCCCATGACCTGCGCACGCGTATTTCAGGTAACCATTGGTTCGTGCAACTGCATCTGGAACTGCCGGGAGAGCTGACCCTGTCAGTGGCCCACGGCATCAGCGACCAGGCCGCCGATGCCATACACCGCGCCTTTCCGAAGGCGGAAGTGTTGGTGCACGCGGATCCGTCGGAAGTGGTGAAAGGCGCCGGCGCTTGACGCCGAACACAGAACCCGTGGCGAGGGAGCTTGCTCCCTCGCCACGGGGGAGTGTTTTTCTTTCGAGTGATCAGTACGTCACTTGATACCCACGACTGCTCAAGCAACTCCCTTGGGCCTGACGATAGGTCTGTACCACTTGCGGCGCGGGCGGGTAGGTGTAGTTGCGCGGATCGAAACCGCTCTGCTGCACCGCCCAGCGATAGCATTCGTAGCCATCCTGATTGACCTGCTCGGGAGACTGGCCGTTGGCTGGATAAGCCACCACATCGTAGCTGTTGCCTTGGGGCTGGGGCTGCGGGTTGCTCACCGGCGCGTCAACGACGACGTAGTCCCGGGTGTTGGCTTCGTAGATGTAATAGGCACCGGCGGCGAGGAAAAACAGCGAGCCGCCGATCCAGACTTCCCGGGCGTAATCGGGCAGATAACGGGTACGGATTCCGCGCGGTGGCTCAACCACGATATAGCGCGGCCCTTGGGGGCGATACCAGTAACCGCCCGAATAAAAATAGTCATGACCCCGGTAAGGCACGCGGTAGTGGCGATCCGGAAAACGATCGATTACATACCCGGGACGATATTGCGGCCCCGGTCCCCAGCCGTTGCCATGACCGTCCGGCCGACCGGACCAGTGCTGATCAGGGCGAGAGTCATGGCTGGGGCGTGGGCCACCGCTCGGATAACCATCACTGCGGCGCGGA encodes the following:
- the hrpB gene encoding ATP-dependent helicase HrpB, which gives rise to MISLPIDEVLPALRQALASRHEAVLEAPPGAGKTTRVPLALLHESWLAGQTILMLEPRRLAARAAAERLASELGEKVGETVGYRIRLDSKVGPRTRIEVVTEGILTRRLQDDPALEGVGLLIFDEFHERSLDADLALALSLNGRELFRDDQPLKILLMSATLEGERLAGLLGDAPILRSEGRMFPVAVRWGRPFQPGEFIEPRLVQTVLEALHDEAGSVLVFLPGQAEIRRVHQQLAEALGEGGNVLLCPLHGELDLAAQRAAIDPAPPGQRKVVLATNIAETSLTINGVRVVIDAGLARVPRFDPGSGMTRLDTQRISRASAIQRAGRAGRLEPGVCYRLWSEDQHEQLAAYGSAEILSADLAGLALQLGRWGVTPQQLVWLDIPPAAAYAQAQDLLQRLGALEGEQLTRHGQAMAELPAHPRIAHLLLRGQSLGLADMACNVAALLGERDILRGSGADLHSRLALLSGEERAARGTQGGVQRARQLARQYRGYLRGKAEEAVADPEHPRWLGALLALAYPDRVAQQRRPGGAEYRLANGRAALFAEADSLMKQAWLVIADLGSRQGQREERIYLATDFDPALFDSVLAEQVRTVDQLDWDEREGVLRAERQRKVGELVLSREPLTGLDESARSQALVNLVRRKGLELLPWTPELRQWQARVALLRRLDLEAKGESDWPDVSDEALLNTLEQWLMPYLGRVSRLSHFANLDLPSIVHNLLPWPLPQRLDEWAPHHLSVPSGSSIRLDYSEHPPILAVRLQELFGLADTPRIAGGRQVVKLHLLSPARRPVQVTQDLANFWRSTYAEVKKDLKGRYPKHYWPDDPLVAEATARIKPRK
- a CDS encoding LacI family DNA-binding transcriptional regulator; this translates as MAKKPAAPTSQASMAVATRGSSLTLIDVAKIAGVSPMTVSRALHRPELVSENTREKVREAVRQSGYVPNMLAGSLASNKSRLVAIFLPTIANSIFADTVQSLMDRLTQAGYQTLLGLTGYSAEQEEKLLEAVLGRRPDGIVLTGTLHTESSRLRLAQAGIPVVEAWDLSEDPLDMLVGFSHEKVGQETARHLVKKGYKRFSVVTISDPRGLRRCNSLIAELQRQGIEEVPMEVLAPPATLEVGREGLRRLLDLPVRPDIVVCSSDTVAQGVLAQAASLGLKVPAELAVMGFGDLSSAAQVYPALSTVSVDGGRIGLQVAEALLERFENPGAHLKPVRIDTGFTFIDRAST
- a CDS encoding DUF6515 family protein, with translation MKSRIWRLAGVGLLWASVSAQGVADDQQNRGGPDGRGGNGQGYSGQPRPQSNEIIRGDNSRQFEVQPHAQGGQPYNRPPQDPNGRPPQPPGNSLPIQGRPDSVTQTQEPRPGYYRDIPRRSDGYPSGGPRPSHDSRPDQHWSGRPDGHGNGWGPGPQYRPGYVIDRFPDRHYRVPYRGHDYFYSGGYWYRPQGPRYIVVEPPRGIRTRYLPDYAREVWIGGSLFFLAAGAYYIYEANTRDYVVVDAPVSNPQPQPQGNSYDVVAYPANGQSPEQVNQDGYECYRWAVQQSGFDPRNYTYPPAPQVVQTYRQAQGSCLSSRGYQVTY
- a CDS encoding cation diffusion facilitator family transporter — encoded protein: MTTSTEHARLLRLATRASVAVALILVVAKALAWWLSGSVSMLAGLTDSALDGVTSLLNLLAVHYALRPADEDHRYGHGKAESLAGMAQALFIGGSAVLIAVQAIERLKNPVPVEAAWLSVGVIVFALGLTLALLALQHRVVRATGSTAVRADSLHYRSDLLLNGSILVALVLAGFGWYQLDAWFGLGIAAYILWSAIQIARESFAVLMDEELPPDVSQRMLELACAVPGVLGAHDLRTRISGNHWFVQLHLELPGELTLSVAHGISDQAADAIHRAFPKAEVLVHADPSEVVKGAGA